A stretch of Triticum aestivum cultivar Chinese Spring chromosome 1D, IWGSC CS RefSeq v2.1, whole genome shotgun sequence DNA encodes these proteins:
- the LOC123178044 gene encoding S-type anion channel SLAH2-like: MASREVSIQMARVLDGQPGCAPSPEPLLLCVPSQAAGVSSMEAADAVVSGGRTTKKAAAAAYAETPSSVLINVPGSPSGMPSFVCANEADVGAPAVPPTVSKVERAHHLAVPQLLKQARHHSQPSLVVRTGGEVPAVLRSDSMRDRDRRFDQFKTFSGRLERQLSSLRGVPQNTDVEKGAASKISEEDTDEDDEVPTADRYFAALEGPELETLRSTEVAVLPKDETWPFLLRFPISAFGMCLGVSSQAMLWKTLESEPSTKFLHVHPATNHVLWWISVALMVVVSITYLLKVVFYFEAVRREFHHPVRVNFFFAPWIACLFLVKGVPHPVWEIHHAVWYVLMAPILCLDLKIYGQWMSSGERRLSKVANPSNHLAVVGNFVGALLGARMGLRELPIFFFAVGLAHYAVLFVTLYQRLPTNVQLPKELHPVFFLFVAAPSVASMAWTRISGEFNDGAKLLYFISLFLYVSLVVRVNLFRGFRFSLAWWAYTFPMTSVALATVLYASEVDNVLTRSLAVGLSGIAVVTVTGVLATTMYHAFLRKDLFPNDVSIAITRRRPKFSKILAHLRSSSSDVKELVLSIPNFSSNSKQGAYCDDAGSIYKTRGSVGESTVAQGHGRAKC, translated from the exons ATGGCGTCCAGGGAGGTCAGCATCCAGATGGCGAGGGTACTGGACGGACAGCCGGGGTGTGCTCCGTCCCCGGAGCCGCTTCTCCTTTGTGTCCCGTCGCAGGCCGccggcgtttcttcaatggaggcTGCCGATGCCGTCGTTTCCGGCGGCAGGACCACCAAGAAAGCGGCCGCGGCTGCTTACGCTGAGACGCCGAGCTCTGTTTTGATCAACGTCCCGGGTTCGCCGTCGGGCATGCCATCGTTCGTCTGCGCCAACGAGGCCGACGTGGGCGCCCCTGCCGTCCCGCCGACCGTGTCGAAGGTCGAGCGGGCTCACCACCTGGCCGTGCCACAGCTGCTGAAGCAGGCCCGGCACCACTCGCAGCCGTCCTTGGTGGTCAGAACCGGCGGCGAGGTGCCGGCGGTGCTGCGGAGCGACAGCATGCGGGATCGAGACCGGCGGTTTGACCAGTTCAAGACGTTCTCTGGCCGCCTTGAACGGCAGCTCTCCAGCCTCCGTGGGGTGCCACAGAACACCGACGTCGAAAAAGGTGCGGCATCAAAGATCTCAGAGGAGGACACCGACGAGGACGATGAAGTGCCCACCGCCGACCGCTACTTCGCCGCCCTCGAAGGACCCGAGCTCGAGACACTTCGG TCGACAGAGGTGGCCGTGTTGCCTAAGGACGAGACATGGCCGTTCCTGCTCCGGTTCCCCATCAGCGCCTTTGGGATGTGCCTTGGCGTGAGCAGCCAGGCCATGCTCTGGAAGACCCTCGAGTCGGAGCCCTCCACCAAGTTTCTTCACGTGCACCCTGCTACCAACCACGTCCTCTGGTGGATCTCCGTCGCACTCATGGTCGTCGTCTCCATCACCTACCTTCTAAAGGTCGTTTTCTACTTCGAGGCCGTCCGCCGCGAGTTCCACCATCCCGTGCGCGTCAACTTCTTCTTTGCACCATGGATTGCCTGCCTTTTTCTTGTCAAGGGCGTGCCGCATCCAGTGTGGGAGATCCACCACGCCGTCTGGTACGTGCTAATGGCGCCCATCCTGTGCCTCGACCTCAAGATCTACGGCCAGTGGATGTCTAGCGGCGAGCGGCGCCTCTCAAAGGTGGCCAACCCATCAAACCACCTCGCTGTCGTTGGCAACTTCGTTGGTGCGCTGCTTGGCGCTAGGATGGGTCTCCGAGAGCTGCCAATCTTTTTCTTTGCCGTCGGGTTGGCCCACTACGCCGTGCTCTTCGTCACTCTATATCAGCGGCTCCCCACCAACGTGCAGCTCCCCAAGGAGCTCCACCCAGTGTTCTTCCTTTTCGTCGCCGCACCTAGCGTCGCATCCATGGCATGGACAAGGATCTCTGGCGAGTTCAACGATGGTGCGAAGCTCCTTTACTTCATCTCACTATTCCTCTATGTGTCGCTGGTGGTGCGCGTCAACCTCTTTCGGGGGTTCAGGTTCTCACTGGCATGGTGGGCGTACACATTTCCGATGACGAGTGTGGCCTTGGCGACAGTGTTGTATGCATCGGAGGTAGACAATGTGTTGACGCGCTCACTGGCAGTCGGGTTGTCAGGAATTGCCGTTGTCACGGTCACCGGCGTGCTAGCCACCACCATGTACCACGCCTTCCTGCGGAAGGACCTCTTCCCCAATGACGTATCCATAGCCATCACGCGACGAAGGCCCAAGTTTAGCAAGATCCTCGCGCACCTTCGGTCGTCAAGCTCTGATGTCAAGGAGCTTGTTCTCTCCATCCCAAATTTTAGTTCCAATTCCAAGCAAGGCGCATACTGCGATGATGCCGGCTCCATCTACAAGACGAGGGGCAGTGTCGGCGAATCTACTGTGGCACAAGGGCACGGAAGAGCAAAGTGTTAG